A region of Streptomyces sp. NBC_01264 DNA encodes the following proteins:
- a CDS encoding Ig-like domain-containing protein, whose amino-acid sequence MTDLRSPADPIRTMTSRRPAPGSRSGSRTALVLGAAGLLAALVVPLTASADPAEAPAGPCGPAGVFTSSPPTCTYATAGTDVFTVPAGVSALTVDLYGAEGGSAAGFVSPNPPNEGAPGGLGGRTHAVLAVTPGQVLQITRGGVGSSGTSRHGEYARPGGFGHGTGGGGAHGGGGSGGGATDLRTGAFGPADRILVAGAGGGAGNGGPLLRGGDGGGPAGEDGGQGGGPEGSGAGGTGGTQTRHGTGTRTNPIGAGGGNASDIDQHTGLPNPGSGGTGGNGGRGGNGGGGGGGGWFGGGGGSGGGNPGNLYGAGGGGGSGYAAGPETGVSGAALASGVQHGDGEAVVSFRYGTSTTLTTDTGTPLFGHAVALTATVTGSGDPAAAPGGSVTFSEGATPLATVALDSGRARFTTSALRPGAHRISASYTPDADHTGSSAGEPADITVGFSRPCITTDHRVPLTVAAGESLCIASGGSQSGPLTVRPGGALSVADGRVTGPLSADGALAVSVCGSTLTGPVGVRNTSGSVVIGSAADEGAAPVCAGNTITGPVTLEANTGGVEFSGDRLLGPLRCEANEPAPRVTGTTVVGPRSGQCR is encoded by the coding sequence GTGACCGACCTCCGTTCCCCCGCCGACCCGATCAGGACCATGACCTCACGCAGACCCGCTCCCGGCTCCCGCTCCGGCTCCCGGACCGCACTGGTCCTCGGTGCGGCCGGCCTCCTCGCCGCCCTGGTGGTACCCCTCACCGCGTCCGCCGACCCGGCCGAGGCGCCGGCCGGACCCTGCGGCCCGGCGGGCGTCTTCACCAGCTCGCCGCCCACCTGTACGTACGCCACCGCGGGCACGGACGTCTTCACCGTGCCCGCCGGGGTGAGCGCCCTGACCGTCGACCTGTACGGAGCCGAAGGCGGCAGCGCCGCCGGCTTCGTCTCCCCGAACCCGCCGAACGAGGGCGCACCCGGCGGCCTCGGCGGCCGGACCCACGCGGTCCTCGCCGTGACCCCCGGCCAGGTCCTCCAGATCACCCGGGGAGGCGTCGGCAGTTCCGGCACCTCCCGGCACGGCGAGTACGCCCGGCCCGGCGGCTTCGGCCACGGCACCGGCGGCGGCGGCGCGCACGGCGGCGGAGGCTCCGGCGGCGGCGCCACCGACCTGCGCACCGGCGCCTTCGGCCCGGCCGACCGGATCCTGGTGGCCGGCGCCGGCGGAGGAGCCGGCAACGGCGGCCCCCTGCTGCGCGGCGGCGACGGCGGCGGTCCCGCCGGAGAGGACGGCGGCCAGGGCGGCGGCCCCGAGGGGTCCGGCGCCGGCGGCACCGGCGGCACGCAGACCCGGCACGGCACCGGCACCCGCACCAACCCGATCGGCGCCGGAGGAGGCAACGCGAGCGACATCGACCAGCACACCGGCCTGCCCAACCCCGGCTCCGGCGGTACCGGGGGCAACGGCGGCCGCGGCGGCAACGGCGGCGGAGGAGGAGGCGGCGGCTGGTTCGGCGGGGGCGGCGGCTCCGGCGGCGGCAACCCCGGCAACCTCTACGGAGCCGGCGGCGGTGGCGGCAGCGGCTACGCGGCCGGACCCGAGACCGGTGTCTCCGGGGCAGCGCTCGCATCGGGCGTCCAGCACGGCGACGGCGAGGCCGTCGTCTCCTTCCGCTACGGGACGTCGACCACCCTCACCACGGACACCGGCACCCCGCTGTTCGGGCACGCCGTCGCCCTGACCGCGACCGTGACGGGCTCCGGCGACCCGGCCGCCGCACCGGGCGGCAGCGTCACCTTCTCGGAGGGCGCCACCCCGCTCGCCACCGTCGCGCTCGACTCCGGACGGGCCCGCTTCACCACGAGCGCGCTGCGCCCCGGCGCCCACCGGATCAGCGCCTCGTACACCCCGGACGCCGACCACACGGGCAGCTCCGCGGGTGAACCGGCCGACATCACCGTCGGCTTCAGCCGGCCCTGCATCACGACCGACCACCGGGTGCCACTGACCGTGGCGGCCGGGGAATCGCTCTGCATCGCCTCCGGCGGGAGCCAGAGCGGTCCGCTCACCGTCCGGCCCGGCGGTGCGCTGTCCGTAGCGGACGGCCGCGTCACCGGTCCGCTCTCCGCCGACGGCGCGCTCGCGGTGTCCGTCTGCGGATCCACGCTGACCGGCCCGGTCGGCGTACGGAACACCAGCGGTTCCGTGGTGATCGGTTCCGCCGCGGACGAGGGGGCCGCCCCCGTCTGCGCCGGGAACACGATCACCGGTCCGGTCACCCTGGAAGCCAACACCGGAGGCGTCGAGTTCTCGGGCGACCGGCTGCTCGGGCCGCTGCGCTGCGAGGCCAACGAACCGGCGCCGCGCGTCACCGGAACCACGGTCGTCGGACCCCGGTCCGGCCAGTGCCGGTGA
- a CDS encoding organic hydroperoxide resistance protein produces MDAIYTAVATANGREGRAVSSDGQIDLALAMPPALGGSGLGTNPEQLFAAGYAACFASALGLVGRQAKVDTSEVSVTSEVSIGKDGEGFGLAVVLRVELPEALLGETGELLVKQAHEVCPYSRATRGNIPVELVVE; encoded by the coding sequence ATGGACGCGATCTACACCGCTGTCGCCACCGCCAACGGCCGCGAAGGCCGCGCCGTCAGCTCCGACGGCCAGATCGACCTGGCGCTGGCCATGCCGCCGGCCCTCGGTGGCAGCGGCCTGGGCACCAACCCCGAGCAGCTCTTCGCGGCCGGCTACGCCGCCTGCTTCGCCAGCGCCCTCGGGCTGGTCGGCCGCCAGGCCAAGGTCGACACCAGCGAGGTCTCGGTGACCTCGGAGGTCTCCATCGGCAAGGACGGCGAGGGCTTCGGTCTGGCCGTGGTCCTGCGCGTGGAACTCCCCGAGGCCCTGCTCGGTGAGACCGGCGAGCTGCTGGTCAAGCAGGCCCACGAGGTCTGCCCCTACTCCCGGGCCACGCGCGGCAACATCCCCGTCGAGCTCGTCGTCGAGTAG
- a CDS encoding MarR family winged helix-turn-helix transcriptional regulator produces MTEQPTDALPDQDFLRLDSQICFALGAANRAFGGLYRVVLKDLGLTYPQYLVMLVLWEHGEMPVKQLGQHLRLDSGTLSPLLKRLEATGLIVRERSAADERSVHVRPTGAGTALRARAVEVPRRIAAATGFELAEVKDLQDRLRRLTAALDAAVGPE; encoded by the coding sequence ATGACCGAGCAACCGACCGACGCCCTCCCCGACCAGGACTTCCTGCGCCTCGACAGCCAGATCTGCTTCGCGCTGGGCGCGGCGAACCGCGCCTTCGGCGGGCTCTACCGGGTCGTCCTGAAGGACCTCGGGCTGACCTACCCCCAGTACCTGGTGATGCTGGTGCTGTGGGAGCACGGGGAGATGCCGGTCAAACAGCTCGGGCAGCACCTGCGGCTCGACTCGGGCACGCTCTCCCCCCTCCTCAAGCGGCTGGAGGCGACCGGCCTGATCGTGCGCGAGCGCAGCGCGGCGGACGAACGGTCCGTGCACGTACGGCCCACCGGGGCCGGTACGGCCCTGCGCGCGCGGGCCGTCGAGGTACCGCGGCGCATCGCGGCCGCGACCGGCTTCGAACTCGCCGAGGTCAAGGACCTTCAGGACCGCCTGCGGCGGCTCACCGCCGCCCTGGACGCGGCGGTGGGGCCGGAGTAG
- a CDS encoding cytochrome b/b6 domain-containing protein, with the protein MPRPSEHPARVDRFGPAVRRVHLATAILTGVCLATAACLYLPPLAELVGRRHLVVTVHEWSGLLIPAPVLLGLGSRAFRGDLRRLNRFGPHDRTWLRSALRRDRRPAARPAGKFNAGQKLYASWSAGAALVMLGTGLLMWFTGLAPLPLRTGATFVHDWLAIAMTVGVGGHVMMAARDPEARHGMRTGSVAADWARREHPLWRPKGTSDGKAAAPTPAPPPRPGRR; encoded by the coding sequence ATGCCCCGACCGTCTGAACACCCCGCCCGCGTGGACCGGTTCGGCCCCGCCGTGCGGCGGGTCCACCTGGCCACCGCCATCCTGACCGGGGTGTGCCTGGCGACCGCCGCCTGCCTCTACCTGCCGCCCCTCGCCGAACTCGTGGGCCGGCGCCACCTCGTGGTCACCGTCCACGAGTGGTCCGGACTGCTGATCCCCGCGCCCGTCCTGCTGGGGCTCGGCTCCCGGGCCTTCCGCGGGGACCTGCGCCGGCTGAACCGCTTCGGCCCGCACGACCGTACCTGGCTGCGCTCCGCCCTGCGCCGCGACCGCCGGCCGGCCGCGCGCCCGGCGGGCAAGTTCAACGCCGGGCAGAAGCTCTACGCGAGCTGGAGCGCCGGGGCCGCCCTCGTGATGCTCGGCACCGGTCTGCTGATGTGGTTCACCGGGCTGGCCCCGCTGCCCCTGCGGACCGGGGCCACCTTCGTCCACGACTGGCTGGCCATCGCCATGACGGTGGGCGTCGGGGGCCACGTCATGATGGCCGCCCGCGACCCGGAGGCCCGGCACGGCATGCGGACGGGCTCGGTGGCCGCCGACTGGGCGCGGCGCGAGCACCCCCTGTGGCGTCCGAAAGGAACCTCCGACGGGAAGGCCGCAGCCCCTACTCCGGCCCCACCGCCGCGTCCAGGGCGGCGGTGA
- a CDS encoding molybdopterin-dependent oxidoreductase: MVGLGALGLALGPKLQTGFDAVLGSAASKDPTGLTGLLPGGGGFRYYSVASSVPERGPADYRLTVDGLVERPATYTLDALRALPRARIVRDVQCVTGWRVPGTPFEGVPLFRLLDAAGVRPEARAIRFTCFDGTYTESLTLPQARREDVMVALNMQDKPLSHAHGGPVRLYVAPMYFYKSAKWLSGITVTRDVQPGYWEELGYDVDAWVGKSNGRDDAPTV; encoded by the coding sequence ATGGTGGGGCTCGGCGCCCTCGGTCTGGCCCTCGGGCCGAAGCTCCAGACGGGGTTCGACGCCGTACTGGGCTCCGCCGCGAGCAAGGACCCCACCGGGCTCACCGGACTGCTGCCCGGCGGCGGCGGGTTCCGGTACTACTCCGTCGCCTCCTCGGTTCCCGAACGCGGCCCGGCCGACTATCGGTTGACCGTCGACGGCCTGGTCGAGCGCCCGGCCACGTACACCCTCGACGCGCTGCGCGCCCTTCCGAGGGCCAGGATCGTCCGCGACGTCCAGTGCGTGACGGGCTGGCGGGTCCCCGGGACCCCCTTCGAGGGCGTCCCGCTCTTCCGGCTGCTGGACGCCGCCGGGGTCCGCCCCGAGGCCCGCGCGATCCGCTTCACCTGCTTCGACGGCACCTACACCGAGAGCCTCACGCTCCCGCAGGCCCGCCGCGAGGACGTCATGGTCGCCCTGAACATGCAGGACAAGCCCCTCAGTCACGCCCACGGCGGCCCGGTCCGCCTCTACGTGGCCCCCATGTACTTCTACAAGTCGGCGAAATGGCTCTCGGGCATCACCGTCACCCGGGACGTCCAGCCGGGCTACTGGGAGGAACTCGGCTACGACGTCGACGCCTGGGTCGGCAAGTCGAACGGACGCGACGATGCCCCGACCGTCTGA
- a CDS encoding FAD-dependent oxidoreductase: MPRPLRVAIVGAGPAGIYAADALLKSEAAVEPGVSIDIFERMPAPFGLIRYGVAPDHPRIKGIITALHQVLDKPQVRLFGNVDYPNDISLDELRSFYDAVIFSTGATADRALSIPGVDLDGSYGAADFVSWYDGHPDVPRTWPLEAEKVAVLGVGNVALDVARILAKTADELLPTEIPGNVYDGLKANKALEVHVFGRRGPAQAKFSPMELRELDHSPNIEVIVNPEDIEYDEGSIAERRKNKQTDMVAKTLENWAIRDIGERPHKLFLHFFESPTEILGEDGRVVGLRTERTELDGTGNVKGTGAFTDWDVQSVYRAVGYLSDELPKLPWDIDSGTVPDEAGRVIEAGAHLPSTYVTGWIRRGPIGLIGHTKGDANETVASLLADHADGNLLTPAAPEPEAVETFLAQKEVRFTTWEGWYKLDAAEKALGEPQGRARVKLVEREDMLEASGA; this comes from the coding sequence ATGCCTCGCCCCCTGCGGGTAGCAATCGTCGGTGCCGGCCCCGCCGGCATCTACGCCGCCGACGCCCTGCTGAAGTCCGAGGCGGCCGTCGAGCCGGGTGTGTCCATCGACATCTTCGAACGGATGCCGGCCCCCTTCGGTCTGATCCGTTACGGCGTCGCTCCCGACCACCCCCGCATCAAGGGCATCATCACCGCCCTGCACCAGGTGCTCGACAAGCCGCAGGTCCGCCTCTTCGGCAACGTCGACTACCCGAACGACATCAGCCTCGACGAGCTGCGCTCCTTCTACGACGCCGTGATCTTCTCCACCGGCGCCACCGCGGACCGCGCGCTCTCCATCCCCGGTGTCGACCTCGACGGCTCCTACGGCGCCGCCGACTTCGTCTCCTGGTACGACGGCCACCCCGACGTGCCGCGCACCTGGCCGCTGGAGGCCGAGAAGGTCGCCGTCCTCGGCGTCGGCAACGTGGCCCTCGACGTGGCCCGGATCCTCGCCAAGACCGCCGACGAGCTGCTCCCGACCGAGATCCCCGGGAACGTCTACGACGGCCTCAAGGCCAACAAGGCCCTCGAAGTCCACGTCTTCGGCCGCCGCGGCCCCGCGCAGGCCAAGTTCAGCCCGATGGAGCTGCGCGAGCTGGACCACTCGCCGAACATCGAGGTCATCGTCAACCCCGAGGACATCGAGTACGACGAGGGCTCGATCGCCGAGCGCCGCAAGAACAAGCAGACCGACATGGTCGCCAAGACCCTGGAGAACTGGGCGATCCGCGACATAGGCGAGCGCCCGCACAAGCTCTTCCTGCACTTCTTCGAGTCGCCCACCGAGATCCTCGGCGAGGACGGCAGGGTCGTGGGCCTGCGCACCGAGCGCACCGAGCTCGACGGCACCGGCAACGTCAAGGGCACCGGCGCCTTCACCGACTGGGACGTCCAGTCCGTCTACCGCGCCGTCGGCTACCTCTCCGACGAGCTGCCCAAGCTGCCCTGGGACATCGACTCCGGCACGGTTCCGGACGAGGCCGGCCGCGTCATCGAGGCCGGCGCGCACCTGCCGTCCACGTACGTCACCGGCTGGATCCGCCGCGGCCCGATCGGCCTCATCGGCCACACCAAGGGCGACGCGAACGAGACGGTCGCCAGCCTGCTCGCCGACCACGCGGACGGCAACCTGCTGACGCCGGCCGCTCCCGAGCCGGAGGCGGTCGAGACCTTCCTCGCGCAGAAGGAGGTCCGCTTCACGACGTGGGAGGGCTGGTACAAGCTCGACGCCGCCGAGAAGGCGCTGGGCGAGCCGCAGGGCCGCGCGCGCGTGAAGCTCGTGGAGCGCGAGGACATGCTCGAGGCGAGCGGGGCGTAG